In Anaerohalosphaeraceae bacterium, a genomic segment contains:
- a CDS encoding DUF3616 domain-containing protein, which yields MTTTIAFLMGFGVMLPAEPIQFKEMTFRGAADISAAVFLDPNHFAVANDESNRIRIYSIEKTDKPAWSLDLSGFLRVDNRFPEADIEAAAEADGVIYWITSHGRNKDGKVRTSRYRFFATAPSKTAPALPTVEPLGEPCLNLMEQFLAWPEAAFLKLDKAVRLNEDLSKKEREKLAPKKEGLNIEAMTYLPTRRSLLVGLRNPLYRADKKSPPKAIAFELLNPQDVVQGQAARFGRIVLWDLKGRGLRGMEYNPARKVHYVLAGPVDSESTCALYIWDGDFEQSPQPVWEWDRKDRFTPEGIAVHPVSGELWVFSDDGTLEIEVSSPADCQEGEILPNGNCPNKFLTDDLRKTFRVRIYKPL from the coding sequence ATGACGACAACTATCGCTTTTCTTATGGGGTTTGGCGTTATGCTTCCTGCCGAGCCGATTCAGTTCAAAGAAATGACCTTTCGTGGGGCGGCGGACATTTCTGCGGCGGTCTTTCTGGACCCCAATCATTTTGCCGTCGCCAATGATGAATCAAACAGAATTCGGATTTACTCGATTGAAAAAACAGACAAGCCCGCCTGGAGTCTCGATTTAAGCGGTTTCTTGAGAGTGGACAACCGGTTTCCGGAGGCGGATATTGAGGCGGCCGCTGAGGCGGACGGCGTAATTTACTGGATTACTTCACACGGGCGCAATAAAGACGGCAAGGTGCGCACAAGCCGCTATCGCTTTTTTGCGACCGCCCCGTCGAAAACCGCCCCCGCCCTGCCGACGGTCGAGCCGCTCGGCGAACCGTGTCTGAATCTGATGGAACAGTTTTTGGCGTGGCCGGAGGCGGCCTTTTTGAAACTGGACAAGGCTGTACGGCTGAACGAGGATTTGTCCAAAAAAGAACGCGAAAAACTGGCCCCGAAAAAAGAGGGACTGAATATTGAAGCCATGACGTACTTGCCGACACGCCGCTCGCTTCTGGTTGGACTGCGGAATCCGCTTTACAGGGCCGACAAAAAAAGCCCCCCCAAAGCAATTGCATTCGAGCTGCTCAACCCGCAAGACGTTGTACAAGGACAGGCGGCACGATTCGGGCGGATTGTTTTGTGGGATTTAAAAGGTCGGGGATTGCGGGGAATGGAATATAACCCGGCCAGAAAAGTCCATTATGTGCTGGCCGGACCGGTGGACAGTGAAAGCACCTGTGCCTTGTACATTTGGGACGGGGATTTTGAACAGTCTCCCCAACCGGTATGGGAATGGGACCGCAAAGACCGATTCACCCCGGAAGGAATCGCTGTTCATCCCGTCAGCGGCGAGCTGTGGGTATTCAGCGATGACGGAACGCTCGAAATCGAGGTCAGCTCCCCTGCCGACTGTCAGGAAGGGGAAATCCTGCCCAACGGCAACTGTCCGAACAAATTTCTGACCGATGACCTGCGGAAAACATTCCGGGTGCGGATTTACAAACCGCTTTGA